A single window of Nicotiana sylvestris chromosome 3, ASM39365v2, whole genome shotgun sequence DNA harbors:
- the LOC104231315 gene encoding pectinesterase inhibitor-like, which produces MAVSYNPAIFLIVSLLSISFTLTIAKADLIGDVCSKAQKPALCLSALNADPRSKGANLEGLATISIDISQKNAQTVRDLVNTLLKQATDPKLKTRYDSCLENYNDAVDDLGELPGFLKSKDYLGLNVHASAAFDGPTTCDDNFSETPPAESPQLKDASDKLQGLIDIILVISNLLKG; this is translated from the coding sequence ATGGCAGTCTCATATAACCCCGCTATATTTCTTATAGTTTCTCTGCTATCAATCTCCTTCACGTTAACAATCGCGAAAGCCGATCTGATAGGCGACGTTTGCTCCAAAGCACAAAAACCTGCTCTATGTTTATCGGCTTTAAATGCGGACCCTCGATCCAAAGGTGCAAATCTCGAAGGTTTAGCGACTATTTCAATAGACATATCACAAAAGAATGCACAAACCGTGCGTGATCTGGTTAATACGTTGCTTAAACAGGCGACGGATCCAAAATTAAAGACGCGATACGATTCGTGTTTGGAGAATTATAACGACGCTGTTGATGATCTTGGAGAATTGCCAGGGTTTTTGAAATCCAAAGACTATCTCGGTTTGAATGTTCATGCTTCTGCTGCTTTTGATGGTCCTACTACGTGCGATGACAATTTTTCAGAAACACCACCCGCTGAATCGCCACAACTAAAAGATGCAAGTGACAAACTTCAAGGACttattgatattattttggttatTAGCAATCTATTGAAAGGGTGA
- the LOC104231317 gene encoding uncharacterized protein has product MKSNKHLEPYQDEHDIEILKAVAQAWHGHSSSRRTTAEFDAHRLNFKNKPSRFKLEAMSKATSREYYGGTESWDFSQSLWDSYEIVNLSKKLEAGLALDHSFSGLDETTRIGQKRKESKNSLRSLFNRVSSRRYNEADLTPDNDG; this is encoded by the coding sequence ATGAAGAGCAACAAGCATCTGGAGCCTTATCAAGATGAACATGATATTGAAATCCTTAAGGCCGTGGCTCAGGCCTGGCACGGCCATTCCAGCAGCCGTAGAACCACCGCCGAATTCGACGCCCACCGTCTCAACTTCAAGAACAAGCCGTCAAGATTCAAGCTTGAAGCTATGAGCAAGGCAACATCCAGGGAATATTATGGTGGCACAGAAAGCTGGGATTTCAGCCAATCCCTTTGGGATTCTTATGAGATTGTTAACTTGTCTAAAAAGCTAGAAGCTGGGTTAGCGCTAGACCATTCATTTTCTGGATTGGACGAGACAACTCGAATTGGGCAGAAGCGAAAAGAGAGTAAGAATAGCTTAAGAAGCTTGTTCAATAGGGTGTCCTCAAGAAGATATAATGAAGCTGATTTAACACCAGATAACGATGGTTAA
- the LOC104231316 gene encoding pentatricopeptide repeat-containing protein At3g48250, chloroplastic — protein sequence MNHGKRILSSLRLRNSLFLTQLSRAPSPNPQVTRYFYLSPSLPTQIYTSATILAAPQNVSFSSKPESFVDIILSNEWSKHLEKDLGNLDFPVTHEAVMYLLKKLDKDPKKAGNFLKWVIKQKGFEPSSAMYSLMLRIYANKDSMKDFWITIKEMKEKGFYIDEETYKSIHSIFRNLKLETDATALKHFYGRMIKENAMGDLARDVSELIKKQEWGFEVEKELREMKLSVSDNFVLRVLKELREIGYPLKAFNFFKWVARSLGFQHNTVTYNGILRVLCREESIEEFWSVVEEMKSVGFEIDLDTYIKISRHFQKIRMLRDAVELYELMMDGQFKPSLGECNILLRSIAQSNPPDLDLLFRVVGKFEAAGHSRSKIIYDVIHRCLTNLGRFEEAEKITEAMRDAGYEPDNITYSQLIYGLCKMRRLEEASKVIDVMEECGCIPDIKTWTVLIQGHCLAGEVDKALFCFAKMMEKNVDTDADLLDVLLNGFLSQKRVFGAYQLLIEMVNRFQMRPWQATYKLIIQKLLGERKMEEALDLLRRMKKHNYPPFPEPFHQYISKSGTVEDAVEFLKALSVKDYPSVSAYQHVFQTFFAEGRHSEAKDLLYKCPHHIRQHPAICGLFGSPNSNNGKAKRFPRKSFNSA from the coding sequence ATGAATCACGGCAAGAGAATCCTGAGTTCGCTTCGACTGAGGAATTCGCTGTTTCTTACTCAGCTTTCTCGAGCTCCCTCGCCCAACCCTCAGGTGACTCGCTACTTTTACCTTTCTCCTTCCCTTCCCACACAAATTTATACTTCTGCTACTATACTCGCCGCCCCTCAAAATGTTTCCTTTTCATCAAAACCTGAATCTTTCGTAGACATTATACTATCCAACGAATGGTCCAAACACTTAGAAAAGGATTTAGGAAATCTTGATTTTCCAGTGACCCATGAAGCTGTTATGTATCTGTTGAAGAAACTTGACAAAGACCCCAAAAAGGCTGGAAATTTCTtgaaatgggtcattaagcaaAAGGGGTTTGAACCTAGTTCTGCTATGTACAGTTTGATGCTCAGAATTTATGCCAATAAGGATTCTATGAAGGACTTTTGGATTACTATTAAGGAAATGAAAGAGAAGGGTTTTTATATTGATGAGGAAACTTATAAATCAATTCATTCCATATTTAGGAATTTGAAATTGGAAACTGATGCCACTGCTTTGAAGCATTTCTATGGTAGGATGATTAAAGAAAATGCTATGGGTGATTTGGCGAGAGATGTGTCTGAATTGATTAAGAAACAAGAATGGGGATTTGAGGTGGAGAAAGAATTACGGGAGATGAAATTGTCGGTGTCGGATAATTTTGTGCTTAGGGTGTTGAAGGAACTTAGGGAAATAGGATATCCGCTTAAAGCTTTCAACTTTTTCAAATGGGTTGCTAGGAGTTTAGGTTTTCAGCACAACACCGTTACTTATAATGGGATTCTTAGGGTTCTTTGCCGAGAAGAATCGATTGAAGAGTTTTGGAGTGTAGTAGAAGAAATGAAGAGCGTGGGTTTTGAAATAGATCTTGATACATATATAAAGATCTCAAGGCATTTTCAGAAGATTAGGATGTTGAGAGATGCAGTAGAATTATATGAGCTGATGATGGATGGTCAGTTTAAACCATCACTTGGTGAGTGTAATATTCTTTTAAGATCCATCGCACAGTCAAATCCCCCAGATCTTGATCTGCTATTTAGAGTTGTGGGAAAATTTGAGGCAGCAGGGCATTCACGCTCAAAGATTATTTATGATGTCATTCATAGGTGTTTGACTAACTTGGGGCGATTTGAGGAAGCAGAGAAGATAACAGAAGCTATGAGAGATGCAGGATATGAACCTGACAATATTACCTACAGCCAATTAATCTATGGACTCTGCAAAATGCGGAGGCTGGAGGAGGCCTCGAAAGTGATTGATGTGATGGAAGAATGTGGGTGCATTCCGGATATCAAGACTTGGACTGTTCTGATACAAGGGCATTGTTTAGCTGGTGAAGTTGATAAGGCGCTGTTTTGTTTTGCTAAGATGATGGAGAAAAATGTTGATACAGATGCTGATCTGTTGGACGTACTGCTTAATGGTTTTTTGAGTCAGAAAAGAGTTTTTGGTGCATATCAGTTGTTGATCGAGATGGTGAATCGGTTTCAAATGCGCCCCTGGCAAGCAACATACAAACTTATCATTCAAAAGCTCTTAGGGGAAAGGAAAATGGAAGAAGCACTAGATCTCCTCCGTCGAATGAAGAAACACAATTACCCACCTTTTCCTGAACCCTTTCATCAATATATTTCAAAGTCAGGAACAGTGGAAGATGCAGTGGAGTTTTTGAAGGCGTTGAGCGTCAAGGACTATCCATCTGTTTCAGCGTACCAACATGTTTTTCAGACCTTCTTTGCAGAAGGTAGACATTCTGAGGCAAAAGATCTGCTTTACAAGTGCCCACATCATATACGCCAACACCCAGCAATTTGTGGCCTCTTTGGTTCTCCAAATTCCAACAACGGAAAAGCGAAAAGGTTCCCCAGAAAGAGCTTCAATTCTGCTTAG